The proteins below come from a single Aptenodytes patagonicus chromosome 2, bAptPat1.pri.cur, whole genome shotgun sequence genomic window:
- the GASK1A gene encoding Golgi-associated kinase 1A has translation MFDCEGFITHKAQRPWRRTGLKPPIPAALGVLLALALLALARLPPSLDCSPHLPPASSPPGPRWEATTPLSGGQARSERPPMLPARLWQDQPPGRGRRQRQGVVGDAPLWFSNDDLQKMQLLASGRVVSKTRVPAHGQVLRVGLRAMGDAEGDGSPASPEGDCREGRCGLIKRPGDLYEVLAFHLDRVLGLNRSLPAVARRFTSHLLPYSYTDGSLRPIIWWVPDLRHLEDANNDQNSCALGWLQYQEMLQPRGPTLVAGDAPCSSIPRGEWSRLALFDFLLQVHDRLDRYCCGFQPDPSEPCVEEMLHEKCRNPAELVLVHILVRRSAPSRLVFIDNAGRPQHPEEKLNFRLLQGIDSFPAAAVATLRSGRLQSLLLESLRVDQELWESQGGAEGLRPLLRTIDRRARILLQYIQEHNLTVFGDSPC, from the exons atgtttgaCTGTGAAGGATTCATCACCCATAAG GCCCAGCGACCGTGGCGAAGGACAGGGCTAAAGCCCCCCATCCCGGCGGCCCTCGGGGTGCTGCTGGCCTTGGCCTTGCTGGCCCTGGCCCGCCTGCCCCCATCGCTGGACTGCTCCCCCCACCTGCCACCAGCATCGTCCCCCCCAGGCCCCCGGTGGGAGGCAACCACCCCCCTATCTGGGGGACAAGCCCGCAGCGAAAGGCCCCCCATGCTCCCTGCTCGCCTGTGGCAGGACCAGCCTCCTGgccggggcaggaggcagcggcaAGGGGTGGTGGGGGATGCTCCCCTGTGGTTCTCCAATGACGACCTCCAGAAGATGCAGCTGCTGGCCAGTGGGCGGGTGGTCTCCAAAACCCGTGTCCCAGCCCACGGGCAAGTCCTGCGAGTGGGGCTGCGGGCCATGGGGGATGCTGAGGGGGACGGCTCGCCAGCCAGCCCAGAGGGGGACTGCCGGGAGGGGCGCTGCGGGCTCATCAAGCGCCCCGGGGACCTCTACGAGGTGCTGGCCTTCCacctggacagggtgctgggacTGAACCGCAGCCTGCCCGCCGTGGCCCGGCGCTTCACCAGCCACCTCCTGCCCTACAGCTACACCGACGGCTCCCTGCGCCCCATCATCTGGTGGGTGCCCGACCTCCGGCACCTAGAGGATGCTAACAATGACCAAAACTCCTGCGCCCTGGGGTGGCTGCAGTACCAGGAGATGCTGCAGCCCCGTGGACCGACACTGGTGGCCGGGGatgctccctgctccagcatcccACGTGGCGAGTGGAGTCGCCTGGCCCTCTTCGACTTTCTCCTCCAG GTTCACGACCGCCTGGACCGCTACTGCTGTGGGTTTCAGCCCGATCCCTCCGAGCCCTGTGTGGAGGAGATGCTCCACGAGAAGTGCCGAAACCCGGCGGAGCTGGTCCTGGTCCACATCCTG GTCCGGAGGAGTGCGCCGTCCCGCCTGGTGTTCATCGACAATGCGGGTAGGCCCCAGCACCCCGAGGAGAAGCTCAACTTCAGGCTCCTGCAAGGCATAGACAG ctttccggcggcggcggtggccaCGCTGCGGTCGGGCAGGTTGCAAAGCCTGCTGCTGGAGTCGCTGCGTGTGGACCAGGAGCTCTGGGAGAGCCAGGGCGGCGCTGAGGGCCTGAGACCCCTGCTTCGGACCATCGACAGGCGGGCACGCATTTTGCTGCAGTACATCCAGGAGCACAACCTGACGGTGTTCGGGGACTCGCCCTGCTGA